One region of Wyeomyia smithii strain HCP4-BCI-WySm-NY-G18 chromosome 3, ASM2978416v1, whole genome shotgun sequence genomic DNA includes:
- the LOC129732580 gene encoding Krueppel homolog 2, producing the protein MSDQQTRDQPRGVDALKQHIIVNKIDTALWASRVLTIIFALGYVVPIFGNPTNAYYKVLMANAATSALRLHQRMPAFKFSRAYLQQLLLEDSCHYLLYSLIFLYAYPVLLIIFPVTLFAVLHSASYSLTLLDTLGQNSWWGARLLISLVEFQTRNILRLAAFAEIFIMPLAVVLVFLGKAGIMTPLVYYQFLVLRYSSRRNPYTRNVFYELRLVTENFANGARTPPVIRKVLQSSVSIVSRLAPPMQQQQQQQQ; encoded by the exons ATGAGCGATCAGCAAACACGCGACCAACCACGTGGAGTGGATGCTCTAAAACAGCACATCATTGTCAATAAAATTGATACCGCATTATGGGCATCCCGAGTACTAACCATTATCTTCGCCTTGGGATATGTAGTTCCGATATTCGG CAACCCCACCAATGCGTACTACAAAGTATTAATGGCCAACGCCGCCACAAGTGCCCTTCGTCTGCATCAGCGTATGCCAGCGTTTAAGTTTTCCAGGGCTTACCTGCAACAATTGCTGCTGGAAGATTCCTGCCACTATTTGCTGTATTCACTCATTTTCCTGTATGCTTATCCGGTGCTGCTTATCATATTCCCAGTAACTCTGTTTGCGGTTCTGCATTCTGCCAGCTACTCGTTGACGTTGTTGGAT ACTTTGGGACAAAACTCATGGTGGGGTGCCAGGCTGCTCATTTCACTGGTTGAATTCCAGACACGAAATATTCTCCGGTTGGCAGCATTCGCTGAAATCTTCATTATGCCGCTGGCAGTCGTATTAGTATTTTT AGGAAAGGCCGGTATTATGACACCACTTGTGTATTATCAGTTTCTGGTATTGCGGTACTCGTCCCGTCGCAATCCctatactcgaaatgtgttctACGAGCTACGTTTGGTTACGGAAAACTTTGCCAACGGTGCTCGCACGCCACCGGTCATTCGTAAGGTGCTTCAAAGCAGTGTTAGCATCGTGAGCCGATTAGCACCACcgatgcagcagcagcagcagcaacaacaatag
- the LOC129732583 gene encoding transmembrane protein 138: MFKLSLKRYASLLFFQMVFLFVDLGINSFSYLARGDKVSIIFLFLAQDVCLILSLTAIIFSLYSTYVYQAGMAHLLHEKFRVPLLVAMAYFLLCISLHAWQIIDHNKSPYLFQWPKALTALFIVQRLFSPLYYYLYKRSALKMSDPRYYENLDWIASQLAIK, translated from the exons ATGTTCAAATTATCACTGAAAAGATATGCGTCATTGCTATTCTTTCAAATGGTGTTTCTCTTTGTGGATTTAGGGATCAACAGTTTCTCTTATTTGGCTCGAGGAGATAAAGTGTCCATTATTTTCCTGTTCTT AGCCCAAGATGTATGCTTGATTTTATCGCTAACAGCAATTATCTTCAGTTTATACTCGACATACGTCTATCAG GCTGGTATGGCGCACTTGTTACATGAGAAATTCCGGGTTCCATTGCTAGTTGCCatggcatattttcttctttgcATCAGTCTTCACGCTTGGCAAATCATTGATCATAATAAATCGCCATATCTTTTCCAATGGCCAAAAGCTTTGACTGCATTGTTCATCGTGCAAAGATTAT TCTCGCCACTTTACTATTACCTATACAAGAGATCGGCGCTAAAGATGAGTGACCCTCGTTATTATGAGAACTTGGATTGGATCGCTTCCCAACTGGCCATTAAGTAA
- the LOC129728465 gene encoding uncharacterized protein K02A2.6-like, which translates to MDHRTQHILKFEPLVEKLRSRFPDVFQSSLGRCTKAQVKLYLKPNSRPVYCPKRPVAYAALPKVDAELQRLQDKGIISPVQFSDWAAPIVVVRKADNVSVRVCGDYSTGLNDVLESDCHPLPHPEDMFAELAGSRFFSHIDLSDAYLQVEVEEEFRKMLTINTHQGLFQYNRLPPGVKSAPGAFQRIIDSMVAGIPGVKPYLDDIMIAGKTQEEHDRNLYAVLERIQDYGFHLRIEKCRFSLPQIKFLGHIIDEDGLHPDPEKTRAISQMPAPKNISQLRSYLGAINYYGRFVGQMKELRAPLDRLLKKDARWDWTAECQRSFERFKTILLSDLLLTHYDPDKEIIVAGDASKDGLGAVIMHRFPNGAVKAIAHASRSLTPAEQNYGQIEKEALALIFAVTRFHKMVFGRRFTLQTDHKPLLKIFGSKKGIPVYTANRLQRWALTLMLYNFDIQFVPTASFGHADLLSRLMSSNSRPDEDYIIAALQIELDVKAILDDSISALPVTSEMIVKETSRDPVLQKVIQHINQGWPQTATQPQDPAIRQFFTRRDSLQIVQDCIMFGDRVVIPARFRKRIIRQLHRGHPGMNRMKALARSFVYWPNIDDDIETCVRHCSSCAEAAKSPRKTDLESWPIPSKPWERIHIDYAGPVNGYYYLVIVDAYSKWPEVFRTRSTTTTATLEILEETFARYGNPRTLVSDNGSQFISSTFKQFCEANGICHLTIAPYHPQSNGQAERFVDTLKRGLKKLVKGENTATFQHLQIFLSTYRSTPSRNLPEGKSPADLFLGRSIRTTLDLVKPQIPSPTEVNTKQNTQFNRRYNTIKREFKANDLVYAEVHQRNAIKWIPGTIVERKGRVNYNVLLETGRLICSHTNQLKQRHGDCDSSPVLPNMPLSMLLDEFNLQPVKPAVSEIPDESAAPVVEEASPIIPEGESDDDFQDAELASSRSLSPAQPDRPVRNRRVPNWLNPYDLF; encoded by the exons ATGGATCACAG AACTCAACATATTTTGAAGTTCGAGCCCTTGGTAGAGAAGCTCCGTTCCAGATTTCCTGATGTTTTTCAAAGTTCCCTTGGTCGTTGCACCAAAGCACAAGTGAAACTGTACCTCAAACCCAATTCACGCCCTGTGTATTGTCCAAAGAGGCCGGTGGCCTACGCTGCACTTCCCAAAGTTGACGCCGAACTACAGAGATTGCAAGATAAAGGTATCATTTCACCAGTTCAATTCTCCGACTGGGCGGCCCCCATCGTGGTTGTTCGAAAGGCTGACAACGTCTCCGTTCGTGTCTGTGGTGATTACTCCACGGGTCTCAACGACGTGCTGGAATCCGATTGTCATCCTTTACCGCATCCGGAAGACATGTTTGCCGAGCTAGCTGGTTCCCGCTTTTTCTCGCACATCGATCTTTCAGATGCATACCTCCAAGTGGAAGTCGAAGAAGAATTCCGTAAGATGCTGACCATCAACACTCATCAAGGATTGTTCCAGTACAACCGTTTGCCACCCGGAGTCAAATCCGCCCCTGGTGCTTTCCAGAGAATCATCGATAGTATGGTAGCCGGCATTCCAGGTGTCAAACCATATCTTGACGACATCATGATTGCTGGAAAAACTCAAGAGGAACACGATCGCAACCTTTACGCTGTCTTGGAACGAATTCAAGACTATGGATTTCATCTCCGCATTGAGAAGTGCCGTTTCTCACTTCCACAGATTAAATTCCTGGGTCACATCATTGACGAGGATGGTCTCCACCCTGATCCTGAGAAGACGCGAGCCATTTCCCAGATGCCAGCCCCGAAGAACATTTCGCAGCTGCGATCTTATTTGGGAGCAATCAACTACTATGGACGATTCGTTGGCCAAATGAAAGAGCTTCGTGCGCCACTGGACCGTCTGCTGAAGAAGGACGCTCGCTGGGATTGGACCGCCGAATGCCAGAGGTCTTTCGAACGTTTTAAGACAATCCTCCTTTCCGATTTGTTGCTGACTCACTACGATCCAGATAAGGAAATCATCGTTGCCGGTGACGCTTCTAAGGATGGTTTGGGTGCAGTGATTATGCACCGTTTTCCGAATGGCGCGGTCAAGGCCATCGCACACGCTTCAAGGTCACTGACACCAGCTGAACAGAACTACGGACAGATCGAGAAGGAAGCTCTAGCGCTTATTTTTGCAGTTACCCGTTTTCACAAAATGGTTTTCGGACGTAGATTCACTCTTCAAACCGACCACAAGCCGTTGCTGAAAATATTTGGAAGCAAGAAGGGTATTCCAGTTTACACCGCAAATCGCCTACAACGCTGGGCACTCACGCTGATGCTTTATAATTTCGACATCCAGTTTGTGCCGACTGCAAGTTTTGGTCACGCTGATCTCCTGTCACGCCTGATGAGTTCAAACAGTAGACCGGACGAAGACTACATCATCGCTGCTTTGCAAATTGAATTGGATGTGAAAGCGATCCTCGACGACTCCATCTCTGCTTTACCGGTCACATCTGAAATGATAGTCAAGGAAACAAGTCGTGATCCAGTCCTACAAAAGGTGATCCAGCACATCAATCAAGGTTGGCCGCAAACTGCAACCCAACCACAGGATCCAGCCATTCGTCAGTTTTTCACCAGACGAGATAGCCTGCAGATCGTTCAAGATTGCATAATGTTTGGTGATCGGGTCGTTATTCCAGCACGTTTCCGTAAGCGCATCATTCGTCAATTGCATCGAGGACATCCTGGAATGAATCGCATGAAAGCGTTAGCTAGAAGCTTCGTTTACTGGCCAAACATAGACGACGATATAGAAACTTGTGTTCGACATTGCAGTTCCTGTGCCGAAGCCGCCAAATCCCCGAGAAAAACTGATCTGGAGTCCTGGCCGATTCCGTCGAAACCCTGGGAGCGCATTCACATCGACTACGCTGGCCCCGTGAATGGTTACTACTATTTGGTTATCGTCGACGCTTACTCAAAATGGCCCGAAGTTTTCCGCACCCGCAGTACAACAACGACAGCAACACTGGAAATTCTTGAAGAAACCTTCGCAAGGTATGGAAATCCACGAACCCTGGTGTCAGACAACGGTTCCCAGTTCATCAGTTCAACATTCAAACAGTTTTGTGAAGCAAACGGAATCTGTCACCTGACCATAGCTCCGTATCACCCGCAGTCGAATGGACAGGCTGAAAGGTTTGTTGACACACTGAAGAGGGGACTCAAGAAGCTTGTCAAGGGGGAAAACACGGCCACATTCCAACATCTCCAGATTTTCTTATCTACGTACCGCTCAACCCCGAGTCGAAACTTGCCTGAAGGAAAGTCACCTGCTGACCTGTTCCTAGGAAGATCGATCCGTACAACACTCGATCTTGTCAAGCCACAGATTCCAAGCCCAACTGAAGTAAACACGAAACAAAACACTCAGTTCAACAGACGCTACAACACCATCAAACGGGAGTTCAAAGCAAATGATCTGGTCTACGCAGAGGTACACCAACGCAATGCAATCAAGTGGATTCCTGGAACAATTGTGGAGCGCAAAGGCCGGGTAAACTACAACGTTCTGTTGGAAACTGGACGTCTCATTTGCTCGCACACAAATCAGTTGAAGCAACGTCATGGCGATTGCGACAGTTCTCCAGTATTACCCAACATGCCGCTCTCTATGCTGTTGGATGAATTCAACCTCCAACCAGTGAAGCCCGCTGTTTCTGAGATTCCAGATGAATCAGCTGCCCCTGTAGTTGAAGAAGCTTCTCCAATCATACCTGAAGGTGAATCAGATGACGATTTCCAGGATGCAGAGTTAGCCAGTAGCCGTTCCCTGTCTCCTGCCCAGCCAGACCGTCCAGTTCGAAATCGTAGGGTCCCAAATTGGTTGAACCCCTACGATCTCTTCTAA